Proteins from one Thioflavicoccus mobilis 8321 genomic window:
- a CDS encoding YihY/virulence factor BrkB family protein, protein MASRDPDPAPAETEDTSWRIGRLARSPIQIPLAGWRQVLTRVWRKIAEDRVSLVSAGVAFYSLLAVFPAIAGLIAVYGLISDPVQVEAQFAAFGSLLPVEVHTLLSEQMRAVTAASDHVLGLGLAGAILLSVWSATRGAKALMTALNIVYDEQERRGFVKFNLIAFAMTFLLLVLTVAVTALVVAVPIVLDFFGLGEHGQILVQGLRWLVLAGLALLSLSVIYRYGPSRRRARWRWVSWGSVVAVILWLAASALFSFYVSRFGTFNATYGSVGAVIVLLMWLYISALITLLGAELNAEMERQTGRDTTRGGEQPRGERGAWVADHLPGERGCRTPLGRAGEGKGEGTVGTDSAPPSPSAAGVLGGPWPGATKSNRSG, encoded by the coding sequence ATGGCTAGCCGAGATCCTGACCCGGCACCAGCCGAGACCGAAGACACGTCATGGCGAATCGGTCGGCTGGCACGCTCGCCGATTCAGATTCCGCTCGCCGGCTGGCGGCAGGTCCTGACGAGGGTTTGGCGTAAGATTGCCGAGGACCGTGTCTCGCTGGTCTCGGCCGGGGTGGCCTTTTACAGTCTGCTGGCTGTGTTTCCGGCGATTGCGGGCCTGATCGCCGTCTACGGTCTCATCTCGGATCCGGTACAGGTGGAGGCGCAGTTCGCGGCCTTCGGTTCGCTCCTGCCGGTCGAGGTCCATACGCTCCTCTCGGAGCAGATGCGTGCCGTTACGGCCGCTTCTGATCATGTCCTCGGCCTTGGCCTGGCCGGGGCTATCCTTCTCTCGGTGTGGAGTGCGACGCGCGGGGCCAAGGCCCTGATGACGGCGCTCAACATCGTCTACGATGAGCAAGAGCGGCGCGGCTTCGTTAAATTCAATCTTATCGCCTTCGCGATGACCTTTCTCCTGCTGGTCCTGACTGTGGCCGTGACTGCCCTGGTCGTGGCCGTGCCGATCGTTCTCGATTTCTTCGGTCTCGGCGAACACGGCCAGATCCTGGTCCAGGGACTGCGCTGGCTGGTGCTCGCCGGTCTCGCGCTGCTGAGCCTCTCGGTGATCTACCGCTACGGGCCGAGCCGACGACGGGCACGTTGGCGATGGGTCTCCTGGGGTTCGGTGGTGGCGGTCATCCTCTGGCTTGCGGCCTCGGCACTATTCTCGTTCTACGTTTCGCGTTTCGGCACCTTCAATGCGACCTACGGGTCGGTCGGCGCCGTGATCGTGCTGCTGATGTGGCTCTACATCTCGGCGCTGATCACGCTATTGGGCGCCGAGCTCAACGCCGAGATGGAGCGTCAGACCGGACGGGATACGACCCGCGGGGGAGAGCAGCCGCGCGGGGAACGCGGCGCCTGGGTGGCGGACCATCTGCCGGGCGAACGCGGGTGCCGCACTCCACTCGGCCGTGCTGGGGAGGGCAAGGGCGAAGGGACCGTGGGTACCGACTCGGCGCCGCCGTCTCCGTCGGCCGCGGGTGTCCTGGGTGGACCTTGGCCGGGTGCGACCAAGTCCAATCGTTCAGGATGA
- a CDS encoding YgdI/YgdR family lipoprotein: MNKIIVVMVCVAALSACGSDYVISTKSGQMIETEGKPKLDQDTGMYRYKDIDGNDVLINRDEVVQIKEG; the protein is encoded by the coding sequence ATGAATAAGATTATCGTCGTCATGGTGTGTGTTGCTGCGCTCTCGGCCTGCGGGTCGGACTATGTCATCAGCACGAAGAGCGGACAAATGATCGAGACTGAAGGCAAGCCCAAACTCGACCAAGACACCGGCATGTACCGCTACAAAGACATCGACGGCAACGATGTCTTGATCAACCGAGACGAGGTTGTGCAAATCAAGGAAGGCTGA
- a CDS encoding RelA/SpoT family protein, translating into MVTSTYSLPRDAADDETLIRHWLDSLEPVYAAEDRKQIAGACALLARHRSGFVLETGESLVRHLLSTADILVRLRLDPATLVGALLNGCLQQPGVTEVLIEERFGAAVARMIGDLARIDQIANVDAVIATKDLAQHEENLRRLLLGIAEDVRVVLIVLAERLQLMRTIKTLDEARQRKLALDTQRIFAPLANRLGIWQVKWELEDLALRYLEPVEYQRIARLLDGRRAEREAYIANVMATLRAKFAEANIRAEITGRPKHIYSIWRKMERKGLDIEQIFDLRAVRVLVDSVADCYAALGIVHGLWRHIPKEFDDYIATPKGNMYQSLHTAVIGPEDKPLEVQIRSYEMHRHAEFGVAAHWAYKESKSHDSDLQRRVSWMRHWLELKNEGEDGGDIMERFNAEFEPTHVYVLTPQAKVIELPQGATPLDFAYAIHSEIGHRCRGARVDGRIVPLTHALRSGQMVEILTHKNAAPSRDWLSAHHGYLKTAKARNRVRQWFKQQDFAQHLAQGRAALEKELTRLGITEKPQFDQLAGRFNLQSGDDVLAAIGRGDLAVGVVARQVGEPRVEDRREPEHPPTPPAKAKARTAVGHAEVVVEGVDDLLTHMAHCCKPVPYDPIVGFVTRGRGVTIHRRDCPNVRNLPASEAERLIRVRWADQPVDASYSVDIQVLAADRKGLLRDVSSILSDADVDVIGVATSSDRRNDTASMRFTVEVHDNQQLVNLLSKLNQIPDVLDVRRAY; encoded by the coding sequence ATGGTCACCAGCACTTACAGTCTCCCCCGGGACGCCGCCGACGACGAGACCCTGATTCGGCACTGGCTCGACAGCCTGGAGCCCGTCTACGCGGCGGAAGACCGCAAGCAGATCGCCGGGGCCTGTGCCCTGCTGGCCCGCCACCGTAGCGGCTTCGTGCTCGAGACGGGCGAGAGCCTCGTGCGTCACCTGCTCTCGACCGCCGACATCCTGGTGCGGCTGCGTCTCGATCCCGCGACCCTGGTCGGTGCCCTGCTCAACGGCTGTCTTCAGCAGCCCGGCGTGACCGAGGTCCTCATCGAGGAGCGCTTCGGTGCCGCGGTCGCGCGGATGATCGGCGATCTCGCACGGATCGATCAGATCGCCAATGTCGATGCCGTCATCGCGACCAAGGACCTGGCCCAGCACGAGGAGAATCTGCGCCGCCTGCTGCTCGGGATCGCCGAGGACGTGCGCGTCGTCTTGATCGTGCTCGCCGAGCGTCTTCAGCTGATGCGCACGATCAAGACGCTCGACGAGGCGCGACAGCGCAAGCTGGCCCTCGATACCCAGCGGATCTTCGCACCGCTCGCCAATCGGCTCGGCATCTGGCAGGTCAAATGGGAGCTCGAGGATCTGGCCCTGCGCTATCTGGAGCCGGTCGAGTATCAGCGCATCGCCCGCCTCCTCGACGGGCGGCGCGCCGAGCGCGAGGCCTATATCGCGAACGTCATGGCAACGCTGCGCGCGAAATTCGCCGAGGCCAACATCCGCGCCGAGATCACGGGGCGGCCGAAGCACATCTACAGCATCTGGCGCAAGATGGAGCGCAAAGGACTCGATATCGAGCAGATCTTCGATCTGCGGGCGGTGCGGGTCCTGGTCGACAGCGTTGCCGACTGCTACGCGGCCCTCGGCATCGTCCATGGCCTCTGGCGGCACATCCCGAAGGAATTCGACGACTACATCGCGACGCCCAAGGGCAACATGTACCAGTCGCTGCACACGGCCGTCATCGGCCCGGAGGACAAGCCCCTCGAGGTCCAGATCCGCTCCTACGAGATGCACCGCCATGCGGAGTTCGGTGTCGCCGCCCACTGGGCGTACAAGGAGAGCAAGAGCCACGACTCCGACCTGCAGCGTCGCGTGTCCTGGATGCGTCACTGGCTCGAGCTCAAGAACGAGGGCGAGGACGGCGGCGACATCATGGAACGCTTCAACGCCGAGTTCGAACCGACCCATGTCTATGTGCTGACCCCGCAGGCCAAGGTCATCGAGCTGCCGCAAGGGGCGACGCCGCTCGACTTCGCCTACGCGATCCACTCCGAGATCGGCCACCGCTGCCGCGGCGCCCGCGTCGACGGGCGCATCGTACCGCTGACCCATGCCTTGCGCAGTGGCCAGATGGTCGAGATCCTGACCCACAAGAACGCCGCCCCCAGCCGCGACTGGCTGAGCGCCCATCATGGCTATCTCAAGACGGCCAAGGCCCGCAACCGGGTGCGGCAGTGGTTCAAGCAGCAGGACTTCGCCCAGCACCTGGCGCAGGGCCGGGCTGCGCTCGAGAAGGAGCTGACTCGCCTGGGCATCACCGAGAAGCCCCAATTCGACCAGCTGGCCGGGCGCTTCAACCTCCAGAGTGGCGACGACGTCCTCGCCGCGATCGGCCGCGGCGATCTGGCCGTCGGCGTCGTCGCCCGCCAGGTCGGCGAGCCCCGGGTCGAGGACCGCCGCGAGCCCGAGCATCCGCCGACCCCTCCGGCCAAGGCCAAGGCGCGTACCGCCGTCGGCCATGCCGAGGTCGTCGTCGAGGGGGTCGACGACCTGCTGACCCACATGGCCCACTGCTGCAAGCCGGTGCCCTACGACCCGATCGTCGGCTTCGTCACTCGGGGTCGCGGCGTCACGATTCATCGGCGCGACTGCCCGAACGTGCGCAACCTGCCGGCGAGCGAGGCCGAACGGCTGATCCGAGTCCGCTGGGCCGACCAGCCGGTCGACGCCAGCTACTCGGTCGACATCCAGGTGCTCGCCGCCGATCGAAAAGGGCTGCTGCGCGATGTCTCCTCGATCCTCTCCGACGCCGACGTCGACGTGATCGGCGTTGCGACCAGCTCGGACCGCCGCAACGACACGGCCAGCATGCGTTTCACGGTCGAGGTGCACGACAACCAACAACTCGTGAACCTGCTGTCCAAGCTCAACCAGATCCCGGACGTCCTCGACGTGCGCCGCGCCTATTGA
- a CDS encoding DUF1015 domain-containing protein, whose protein sequence is MSLIKPFAGLRPAPGRAAEVAAPPYDVMSTAEARTMVADRPWSFLHISRPEVDLPEGVDPYGAAVYERARANLATMIDEGILVRDPQPRYYVYRLTMGAHRQTGLAVTASVAAYENDRIRRHELTRPVKEDDRVRQIEALGAQTGPVFLVHPSTPAIDDRLEAVTRRDAPEVDITRADGVRHELWSIAEPEPIAELTAAFEALPALYVADGHHRCAAAARVAARRRDAMPNQDGDTPADHFLAVTFPHTQMQVLDYNRVVRDLNGLDAETFLRRVGEVFEVTPSGAPVKPVRPGQFGLYLDGAWYLLAIGVERIPQDDPVARLDVSLLQEHLIGPILGIADPRRDERIDFVGGIRGLGGLTARVDSGEMCLAFTLFATRIEDLMAVADAGAVMPPKSTWFEPKLADGLVSHLLD, encoded by the coding sequence ATGTCTCTAATCAAGCCCTTCGCCGGCCTCAGGCCAGCCCCGGGACGGGCCGCCGAGGTGGCCGCCCCGCCCTACGACGTGATGAGCACCGCCGAGGCGCGGACGATGGTCGCCGACCGTCCCTGGAGCTTTCTGCATATCTCGCGTCCAGAGGTCGACCTGCCGGAAGGTGTCGACCCCTATGGTGCCGCCGTCTACGAGCGGGCCCGCGCCAACCTGGCGACCATGATCGACGAGGGCATCCTGGTCCGCGATCCGCAGCCGCGCTATTACGTCTACCGCCTGACGATGGGGGCCCACCGCCAGACCGGCCTCGCCGTCACGGCCTCGGTCGCGGCCTACGAGAACGACCGGATTCGCCGTCACGAGTTGACTCGCCCGGTCAAAGAGGATGACAGGGTGCGCCAGATCGAGGCCCTGGGGGCCCAAACTGGCCCTGTCTTCCTCGTCCACCCGAGCACGCCGGCGATCGACGACCGGCTCGAAGCGGTCACCCGCCGCGACGCCCCGGAGGTCGACATCACACGCGCGGACGGCGTGCGCCACGAGCTCTGGTCGATCGCCGAGCCCGAGCCGATCGCCGAGTTGACCGCCGCCTTCGAGGCGCTGCCGGCCCTCTATGTCGCCGACGGCCACCACCGCTGCGCGGCCGCCGCCCGTGTCGCCGCTCGACGCCGCGATGCGATGCCGAACCAGGACGGCGACACGCCGGCCGACCACTTCCTCGCCGTGACCTTCCCGCATACCCAGATGCAGGTCCTCGACTACAATCGCGTCGTGCGCGACCTCAACGGGCTCGATGCCGAGACCTTTCTGCGCCGGGTGGGGGAGGTCTTCGAGGTCACGCCGAGCGGTGCGCCGGTCAAACCCGTGCGCCCCGGCCAGTTCGGCCTCTATCTCGACGGGGCCTGGTACCTGCTCGCGATTGGCGTCGAACGCATCCCGCAGGATGACCCGGTCGCGCGCCTCGATGTCAGCCTGCTCCAGGAGCACCTGATCGGACCGATCCTCGGCATCGCCGACCCGCGCCGCGACGAGCGCATCGACTTCGTCGGCGGCATCCGTGGCCTCGGCGGGCTGACCGCGCGGGTCGATAGCGGCGAGATGTGTCTCGCCTTCACCCTCTTCGCGACCCGGATCGAGGACCTGATGGCCGTCGCCGACGCCGGTGCCGTCATGCCACCCAAGTCGACCTGGTTCGAGCCCAAGCTGGCCGACGGCCTGGTCAGCCACCTGCTCGATTGA
- a CDS encoding integrase catalytic domain-containing protein — protein MLKTQGLQRLEQIRAFLEGSQPLGFTAPARDAVYDWIAGELRRLQYTRLSKADKGLVRRYLEKVTGLSRAQVSRLIKQFRDSGQIRDHRGPPAKPFARRYTPEDVRLLGELDALHATLSGPATRKLCERAYRLFGDTRYARLAEISNGHLYNLRRSRTYQRYRGAVDKTRPVKVNIGERRKPRPEGRPGFLRVDSVHQGDLDGIKGLYHINLVDEVTQFQFLGSLERIAEHFLLPLLEALIEAFPFAVLGFHADNGSEYINKRVAALLEKLHIQEFTKSRARRTNDNALVESKNGSVVRKHLGYAHIPRRFATAVNAFTQGVLSPYLNFHRPCFFPTEEVDPRGRLRKRYRYEQMMTPYEKLKSLPDAHQHLKPNITFEQLDARAYSISDNEAAQRLIQARAELFRAINKTQKPAA, from the coding sequence ATGCTCAAGACCCAAGGACTCCAGAGGCTGGAGCAGATCCGCGCCTTCCTCGAAGGCAGCCAGCCGCTTGGCTTTACCGCCCCGGCCCGCGACGCCGTTTATGACTGGATCGCCGGGGAGCTGCGGCGGCTTCAGTACACGCGCCTGAGCAAGGCCGACAAGGGCCTCGTTCGCCGTTACTTGGAGAAGGTCACAGGCCTCTCGCGGGCACAGGTGAGCCGCCTGATCAAGCAGTTCCGCGACAGCGGACAGATCCGTGATCATCGCGGCCCGCCGGCCAAGCCCTTTGCCCGGCGCTACACGCCCGAGGATGTGCGCCTGCTGGGCGAGCTCGATGCTCTGCACGCCACCCTCTCCGGGCCGGCGACCCGCAAGCTCTGTGAGCGAGCCTATCGGCTGTTTGGCGATACCCGCTACGCACGCCTGGCCGAGATCTCCAACGGCCATCTCTACAACCTCAGGCGCTCACGGACCTATCAACGCTACCGCGGTGCGGTCGACAAAACCCGTCCGGTCAAGGTCAACATCGGCGAGCGCCGCAAGCCCCGCCCCGAGGGGCGCCCCGGCTTCCTACGCGTCGACTCCGTTCACCAGGGCGACCTCGACGGCATCAAGGGGCTCTACCACATCAATCTCGTCGATGAGGTCACCCAGTTCCAGTTCCTCGGCAGCCTCGAGCGCATCGCCGAGCACTTCCTGCTGCCCCTGCTCGAAGCCCTGATCGAGGCCTTTCCTTTCGCTGTGCTCGGCTTCCACGCCGACAACGGCTCGGAGTACATCAACAAACGCGTCGCCGCCCTGCTGGAGAAACTGCACATCCAAGAGTTCACCAAGTCCCGTGCCCGGCGCACCAACGATAATGCCTTGGTCGAATCCAAAAACGGCTCGGTGGTGCGCAAACACCTCGGCTATGCCCACATCCCCCGGCGCTTCGCCACCGCCGTGAACGCCTTCACCCAGGGCGTGCTTTCGCCCTACCTCAATTTCCACCGCCCCTGCTTCTTCCCCACCGAAGAAGTCGACCCCAGGGGCCGACTACGTAAGCGCTACCGCTACGAGCAAATGATGACCCCCTACGAGAAGCTCAAATCCTTGCCGGATGCACACCAGCACCTCAAGCCCAACATCACCTTCGAACAGCTCGATGCACGCGCTTACTCAATCAGCGACAATGAGGCGGCCCAGCGTCTCATCCAGGCTCGGGCCGAACTGTTCCGCGCCATCAACAAGACCCAAAAACCGGCCGCCTGA